The Cucurbita pepo subsp. pepo cultivar mu-cu-16 chromosome LG08, ASM280686v2, whole genome shotgun sequence genome contains a region encoding:
- the LOC111799816 gene encoding late embryogenesis abundant protein D-34-like, with amino-acid sequence MSREQPRRGEEQRQPRRNDVDEGQETIKYGDVFNVSGDLAANPIAPQDARMMGSAETRVLGQVPPAGPADIMRAAAAYNVRVGLLGNRDVSYAAKNEGINISETDIPGARVVTERVAGQVVGQYLDTTTAIETETTEQNVITIGEALEAAGQTAGNKPVEQSDAAAIQAAEGRATGSNAISPGGLTATAQSAASFNAGMIRDEDKIKLSYVLMGARGKLATDKPVSRQDAEGVVSAELRNNPNLITHPGGVAASITAAARLNEDGGANV; translated from the exons ATGAGTCGGGAACAGCCACGTAGGGGTGAAGAACAGAGGCAGCCTCGCCGGAACGACGTTGACGAGGGGCAGGAAACCATCAAATACGGTGACGTTTTCAACGTCTCCGGCGACCTGGCTGCGAACCCCATCGCACCACAGGATGCTCGCATGATGGGCAGTGCTGAAACCAGGGTATTGGGGCAAGTGCCGCCGGCTGGTCCGGCCGATATCATGCGAGCCGCCGCTGCTTATAACGTCCGTGTCGGTCTTCTTGGTAACCGTGATGTTAGCTATGCTGCTAAAAACGAAGGCATCAACATTAGCGAGACCGATATTCCCGGAGCCCGTGTCGTAACCGAACGCGTCGCCGGACAG GTCGTCGGCCAGTATTTGGACACCACGACGGCGATTGAGACAGAGACGACGGAGCAGAATGTAATAACGATCGGAGAAGCACTAGAAGCGGCGGGTCAAACTGCCGGAAACAAGCCGGTGGAACAGAGTGACGCTGCAGCAATTCAAGCCGCAGAGGGCAGAGCAACGGGCAGCAATGCCATATCTCCCGGTGGGCTCACTGCCACGGCTCAATCGGCGGCGAGTTTCAACGCCGGGATGATTCGAGACGAGGACAAGATCAAGCTCAGCTATGTCCTAATG GGTGCAAGAGGAAAACTGGCGACGGACAAGCCAGTGAGCCGGCAGGATGCGGAGGGGGTGGTGAGCGCGGAGCTGAGGAACAATCCAAACTTGATCACTCACCCAGGTGGGGTGGCGGCCTCCATCACCGCCGCCGCGAGGCTGAATGAGGACGGCGGCGCAAATGTATGA
- the LOC111801184 gene encoding probable prefoldin subunit 2, translated as MASASESERKEPVNEQMVANMYGALRSELNQIYSKITELEMEASEHSLVISAIEPLDPSRRCYRMIGGVLVERTIKEVLPAVQRNKEGIEEVISRLNEALEKKKKEIADLEAKYKIKIRKPDGEAKEEDSGRKEGAAQGVLVGPAGEN; from the coding sequence ATGGCAAGCGCAAGTGAGAGTGAACGCAAGGAACCCGTAAATGAGCAAATGGTTGCAAACATGTACGGTGCTTTAAGGTCTGAACTCAATCAGATATATTCAAAAATCACAGAACTCGAAATGGAAGCGAGTGAGCACTCTCTTGTCATTTCTGCAATCGAACCACTTGATCCATCAAGAAGATGCTACAGAATGATTGGGGGAGTGCTGGTGGAAAGAACTATCAAGGAGGTTCTGCCCGCCGTTCAACGCAACAAAGAGGGAATCGAGGAGGTCATTTCCAGACTCAATGAGGCcttggagaagaaaaagaaggagattGCTGACTTGGAGGCCAAATACAAGATCAAGATTAGAAAGCCTGATGGCGAGGCTAAGGAGGAAGACAGTGGGCGGAAAGAAGGTGCAGCTCAAGGAGTCCTCGTAGGCCCTGCAGGTGAAAACTAA
- the LOC111799559 gene encoding uncharacterized protein LOC111799559 has product MEATIVDSDSRPTIMITNDDGIDAPGIRALVRVLVSTKLYNVQVCAPDSEKSAVSQSITWRHPISAKRVDIEGTTSYAVSGTPADCTSLGISGTLFPSKPDLVVSGINMGSNCGYHVVYSGTVAGAREAFFNGIPSVSLSYDWVGGRSNINDYTLAAEACLPIISAMLADVKAQTFPQNCFLNIDFPTDIANHRGYKLTKQGRCMYKLGWRRVTSDSPGGKMLSTMTMEPASSVECNTSNESELFTRQVISPPVDDEDTDYKYLREGYITVTPLAALSRAEVDCENILEAWLLGVVAPPSASAL; this is encoded by the exons ATGGAAGCTACCATCGTCGATTCAGACAGTAGACCGACGATCATGATCACCAACGACGATGGAATCGATGCGCCCGGTATTCGCGCTTTGGTTCGTGTCCTCGTCTCCACTAAGCTGTACAACGTTCAAGTCTGCGCGCCTGATTC GGAAAAGTCAGCTGTCAGCCAGTCTATTACTTGGCGTCATCCTATTTCTGCTAAGAGAGTGGATATCGAAGGAACCACTTCTTATGCTGTTTCTG GAACTCCTGCTGATTGTACTTCTTTGGGAATATCTGGAACTCTCTTTCCGTCAAAACCAGATCTG GTAGTCAGTGGCATAAACATGGGTAGCAACTGTGGTTATCACGT TGTATATTCCGGAACAGTAGCTGGTGCTCGAGAAGCCTTTTTTAATGGCATTCCTTCGGTTTCTTTATCTTATGACTG GGTTGGAGGTAGGAGCAATATAAATGACTACACACTTGCTGCTGAGGCTTGCTTGCCCATAATAAGTGCAATGTTAGCTGACGTCAAGGCTCAAACTTTTCCTCAAAATTGTTTCTTGAATATCGATTTTCCAACAGATATTGCTAATCATAGg GGATATAAATTAACCAAGCAAGGTCGATGCATGTACAAACTGGGTTGGAGAAGGGTTACTTCTGACTCTCCAGGAGGTAAAATGTTGTCAACAATGACTATGGAGCCAGCATCATCAGTGGAATGTAATACGTCGAATGAATCCGAGCTGTTTACGAGGCAG GTAATAAGTCCACCTGTTGATGATGAAGATACAGATTACAAATATCTACGAGAAGGCTAT ATTACTGTCACTCCTCTTGCTGCCCTGTCTCGTGCAGAGGTAGACTGCGAAAACATTTTGGAAGCTTGGTTGCTTGGTGTGGTTGCTCCGCCATCAGCTTCTGCTTTATAA
- the LOC111800903 gene encoding transcription repressor OFP12-like, whose translation MSTLKKKSFHLWFSKLRRFPAALNPSSPPHTPNKKPLSLENSTSTAADDCCFSDESTSDSDSDADAVVPDFSAAVASHRFFLSSPGFSNSIFDSSPDHAVKVRKVSTDPFVDFRGSMQEMIEARNQPVDVRRDWEYLLNLLICYLQINSLDTHKFITTAFSDLLIYLLESSPESPSDHRLRRRNCHLQN comes from the coding sequence ATGTCcactttaaagaaaaaaagtttcCACCTCTGGTTTTCCAAGCTCCGCCGCTTTCCGGCCGCCTTGAACCCGTCATCGCCACCGCACACGCCGAACAAAAAACCCCTTTCTCTTGAAAACTCCACCTCCACGGCAGCTGACGACTGTTGCTTCTCCGATGAATCCACCTCGGACTCCGACTCCGACGCCGACGCCGTTGTCCCTGACTTCTCTGCTGCTGTTGCTTCCCACCGCTTCTTCCTCTCCTCCCCCGGCTTCTCCAACTCCATCTTCGACTCCTCCCCCGACCACGCCGTCAAGGTCCGGAAGGTTTCGACGGACCCATTTGTGGATTTTCGAGGTTCAATGCAGGAGATGATCGAAGCCAGAAATCAGCCGGTGGACGTCCGGCGAGACTGGGAGTATCTACTGAATCTTCTCATTTGTTATCTCCAAATCAACTCCCTTGATACCCACAAGTTTATAACAACCGCTTTCTCCGACCTCCTCATTTACTTGCTGGAATCATCCCCGGAGTCACCCTCCGACCACCGTCTGCGGCGGCGGAATTGCCACTTGCAGAACTAA
- the LOC111800508 gene encoding uncharacterized protein LOC111800508: MKVHPLPRNRSIIVRNNPNSRSSLENQSLLNHKKLSRLPHIFSRVLELPFRSDADVLVEENRDCFRFVAETDGRISDRVRAHAVEIHPGVIKIVVRENESLELAIDELELDMWRFRLPETTRPELASAAFVDGELIVTVPKGNEEENSEDGGGDIWGDGSGSFRDGMEGRLVLVQ; this comes from the coding sequence ATGAAGGTCCACCCATTGCCGAGGAATCGTAGTATAATCGTTCGTAATAACCCCAATTCGAGAAGCTCTCTCGAGAATCAATCTCTTCTGAACCACAAGAAACTCAGTAGATTACCACATATTTTCAGTCGGGTTCTTGAGCTTCCATTTCGATCTGATGCGGACGTTTTGGTGGAAGAGAATCGTGATTGTTTTCGATTCGTTGCTGAAACTGATGGTAGAATTAGCGATCGAGTAAGGGCTCATGCTGTGGAAATCCATCCTGGGGTAATTAAGATCGTTGTGCGTGAAAATGAATCGTTGGAATTGGCAATTGATGAGCTCGAATTGGATATGTGGAGGTTCCGGCTACCGGAGACGACGCGGCCGGAGCTTGCGAGTGCCGCCTTTGTCGACGGAGAGCTTATAGTTACTGTTCCAAAGGGTAATGAGGAGGAGAATTCAGAAGATGGTGGAGGAGATATCTGGGGAGATGGGAGCGGGAGCTTCAGAGATGGAATGGAAGGTCGGCTTGTTCTTGTACAGTAA
- the LOC111801183 gene encoding uncharacterized protein LOC111801183, translated as MFLRRGFSLISPHFVLRACGFGSKALAKGILGSENERVAHSDSIVNGSSMPQPSPLFPEGKPHSVAYDVELIDDDTWAVSFGLARAWEGREKGSSGFDNRYFLEDEDHDPIDYCDSEFDDIDNMRIRGNLFYKLDRGSKEFEESSFDFHRKKKSIKEREDTQQNKSKVNDKPNNHLASGHVKLPEHLKNKYVIIEREENNDFEKKLRTPTFNQLTAPYHEPFCLDIYISKASVRACIIHRGTSKVVAVAHSISKDMKFDLTSRKDSSACAAVGAVLAQRALADDIHNLVYTPRKGERIEGKLQIVLQSVIDNGINVKVKIKQQKRPRKVGKPPLA; from the coding sequence ATGTTCTTAAGGAGAggattttctttaattagcCCTCACTTTGTATTGAGGGCCTGCGGTTTTGGCTCAAAAGCATTAGCCAAGGGAATCCTTGGAAGCGAGAATGAAAGGGTAGCTCATTCAGATAGCATTGTAAATGGTTCATCCATGCCTCAGCCATCTCCACTGTTTCCTGAGGGTAAACCTCATTCGGTTGCTTATGATGTTGAACTTATAGACGATGATACTTGGGCAGTTTCATTTGGTTTAGCTCGAGCATGGGAAGGGAGAGAGAAGGGCTCATCTGGCTTTGATAATAGATACTTCTTAGAGGATGAAGATCATGATCCAATTGATTATTGTGATTCAGAGTTTGATGATATTGACAACATGAGAATCCGGGGAAATCTCTTCTATAAACTTGATCGAGGTTCCAAAGAGTTTGAAGAATCTAGCTTTGATTTTCATCGGaagaaaaaatctataaaGGAAAGGGAAGATACGCagcaaaacaaaagtaaagtcaATGATAAACCCAATAATCATTTGGCAAGTGGCCATGTAAAGCTTCCTGAacatttgaagaacaaatatgTAATAATTGAAAGGGAGGAGAACAATGACTTTGAGAAGAAGCTTAGGACACCCACGTTTAATCAGCTTACTGCCCCTTACCATGAGCCATTTTGTCTTGATATATACATATCAAAAGCCTCTGTTCGAGCCTGCATCATTCACCGGGGCACCAGTAAGGTGGTTGCTGTGGCACATTCAATTTCTAAGGACATGAAATTTGACCTGACTTCAAGGAAGGATTCCTCTGCCTGTGCTGCTGTGGGGGCTGTTTTGGCCCAGAGAGCATTGGCTGATGATATCCACAATCTGGTATACACTCCAAGAAAAGGCGAGAGGATAGAAGGGAAGCTTCAAATCGTGCTTCAGTCTGTCATTGATAATGGGATTAATGTGAAAGTAAAGATTAAGCAGCAAAAGAGACCCAGAAAAGTTGGAAAGCCACCTTTAGCATAA
- the LOC111800047 gene encoding OBERON-like protein codes for MSGDPVEPEVLENINCITPKWRVGKRVAITGHFLDRYLYPPRCLVVPENTSHRGQLLASKLSVERYIQSVNPNVNVDAFFASFCWKIPAKKSASAQGVRGRQDPCPLPSKETKECTASDSQIVGCKAGNINCNSLSLVENSSLLKSMSCDICCSESRFCRDCCCILCSKIIDMTRKSYSYIKCEAKVGDGDICGHHAHIKCGLKSYMAGTVRGSIGLDAEYYCRRCDARTDLVSHVETFLQLCLSTDCCDDIEEFLGIGFRILRGSHKMRAKELLRHIELNIAKLKTGTCLEHIWKMDEDISANCTDANGSANSTESSHGTSDSFISSEWTMSTPFDHWTESLKLEDEIEQVLQALKRSQEFEYSLAEEKLLLHKNYLHNLFLQLGKEQTELRHRTSSTRQKAFQNNVTNRVDQIKREVKKLKRMEKVADGFGRTPKDILKEDFGFEVD; via the exons ATGTCTGGGGATCCAGTGGAGCCTGAAGTTCTTGAGAATATAAATTGCATCACACCTAA ATGGAGGGTGGGGAAGAGAGTTGCTATAACTGGCCATTTTCTGGATAGGTACCTTTATCCTCCTCGCTGTCTTGTTGTTCCTGAGAACACATCTCATAGAGGGCAGCTTCTTGCAAGCAAGCTTTCAGTTGAAAGATATATCCAGTCTGTGAACCCTAATGTAAACGTTGATGCATTTTTTGCCTCATTCTGTTGGAAGATACCAGCAAAAAAGTCGGCCTCAGCGCAAG GTGTGCGAGGAAGACAAGATCCATGCCCTCTTCCCTCAAAAGAGACGAAAGAATGCACAGCATCTGATTCCCAGATTGTGGGTTGCAAGGCTGGAAATATAAACTGTAATAGTTTATCTCTTGTAGAAAActcatctttattaaaatCCATGTCCTGTGATATTTGCTGCAGCGAATCTCGGTTTTGCCGCGATTGCTGCTGTATACTTTGTTCCAAGATTATAGACATGACCAGGAAAAGTTATAGCTATATTAAATGTGAAGCAAAGGTAGGTGATGGGGATATTTGTGGACATCATGCTCATATAAAATGTGGTCTCAAATCATATATGGCTGGGACAGTTAGGGGGAGCATTGGATTGGATGCTGAGTATTATTGTCGACGTTGTGATGCTAGAACAGATTTGGTATCACATGTTGAAACATTTTTGCAGTTATGTCTATCAACCGATTGTTGTGATGACATTGAGGAGTTCTTAGGCATTGGTTTCCGCATTTTGCGTGGTTCACACAAAATGAGAGCAAAGGAACTGTTGAGACATATTGAATTGAACATTGCAAAG CTTAAAACTGGGACTTGCTTGGAACATATATGGAAGATGGATGAAGACATCTCAGCGAATTGCACTg ATGCAAATGGTAGCGCGAATTCTACAGAAAGTTCTCATGGCACTTCAGACTCCTTTATAAGCTCAGAATGGACTatgtccaccccttttgaTCATTGGACTGAATCCCTAAAACTGGAAGACGAGATTGAACAGGTTCTGCAGGCACTGAAGAGATCACAAGAGTTCGAGTACAGTTTGGCAGAAGAAAAGCTTCTGTTACATAAAAATTATCTACATAATCTATTTCTGCAACTCGGCAAGGAACAAACTGAACTCAGACATCGAACGTCATCAACTAGACAAAAGGCCTTTCAGAATAATGTAACAAATAGAGTGGATCAAATAAAACGAGAAGTAAAGAAACTGAAGAGAATGGAAAAGGTTGCTGATGGATTTGGACGAACTCCTAAAGATATCCTGAAGGAGGACTTTGGTTTTGAAGTTGATTAG
- the LOC111800725 gene encoding phosphatidylinositol transfer protein 3-like, translating into MGKNDHRVEAVLQLLRKQAPLSVKQDKFCNTACVERFLKAKGDNVKKAAKSLRACLSWRDSIGIDHLIADEFSAELADGVAYVAGHDEESRPVLIFRIKQDYQKFHSQKLFTRLVVFTLEVAIGTMSKNVDQMIILFDASFYRSASAFINSLLPMLKIVADFYPRRLHSAFVIDPPSLFTYLWKGVRPFVELSTVTMVISSLDFEDSLEFNDFAAYPRASSLRFDQSLMEPTAKIGSSASSRFSFTVSHHFDSLKPWYLSLTDTSASKVGPTSPSPLGPALISPLNARSLSFASPAARTPRGGINDGNYSSRLTRKSLFPSTPMPPKSAAMASGGGKKVNHPRTPRPSFLQSPAVFFRRECHVSRTEKNREAFRPVLKLYRRPYDEMIYRSKMRPPLGGLISIVTPNLRRKHVSLSQRF; encoded by the exons ATGGGGAAGAATGATCACAGAGTTGAAGCTGTTCTTCAGCTTCTTCGTAAACAAGCTCCACTTTCAGTCAAACAG gACAAGTTCTGTAATACTGCTTGTGTTGAGCGGTTTCTCAAGGCCAAAGGAGACAATGTGAAGAAAGCTGCGAAGAGCTTGAGGGCTTGCCTTTCTTGGAGGGATAGCATCGGCATcg ATCATCTAATTGCCGATGAATTCTCCGCTGAGCTTGCTGATGGCGTTGCTTATGTGGCTGGCCACGACGAAGAATCTCGCCCCGTCTTG ATTTTTCGGATAAAGCAGGATTATCAAAAATTCCATTCACAGAAACT GTTCACTCGTCTGGTAGTATTCACGCTAGAGGTTGCGATCGGGACCATGTCAAAGAACGTCGACCAAATGATCATACTTTTCGACGCAA GCTTTTACAGGTCGGCTTCGGCTTTTATCAACTCACTTCTGCCCATGTTGAAGATCGTGGCTGATTTTTATCCTCGCCGCCTTCATTCCGCTTTTGTTATCGACCCACCTTCGCTCTTTACATATCTTTGGAag GGTGTTCGACCGTTCGTTGAGCTATCAACGGTTACGATGGTAATTTCGTCTCTTGACTTTGAAGATTCGTTGGAGTTTAACGATTTCGCCGCCTATCCACGAGCCTCGTCCCTCCGATTTGATCAATCGTTAATGGAACCAACGGCTAAGATTGGCTCATCTGCATCCTCACGCTTCTCATTCACTGTATCCCACCATTTCGACTCACTCAAACCTTGGTACCTCAGTTTAACCGACACGTCAGCTTCCAAAGTGGGTCCCACCAGTCCTTCACCATTGGGTCCCGCACTGATCTCTCCACTCAACGCCCGTTCACTGTCGTTCGCATCACCGGCTGCTAGAACGCCACGTGGTGGAATCAACGATGGGAATTACAGCTCGAGGCTGACGAGAAAAAGCTTGTTCCCGTCGACGCCGATGCCGCCGAAGAGCGCCGCCATGGCCAGCGGAGGAGGGAAAAAGGTCAACCACCCACGGACACCAAGACCGTCGTTCCTGCAATCGCCGGCGGTGTTCTTCAGGAGAGAGTGCCACGTCAGCAGAACAGAGAAAAACAGGGAAGCATTCCGACCAGTGTTGAAATTATACAGAAGACCGTACGATGAGATGATCTACAGGTCAAAGATGAGGCCACCACTTGGCGGATTGATCTCCATCGTCACTCCAAATCTCAGACGTAAACACGTGTCATTGTCTCAACGATTCTGA